In a single window of the Desulfuromonadales bacterium genome:
- a CDS encoding nitroreductase family protein, with amino-acid sequence MEVLEAINTRRSVRKFREQPVEPEKLRTVLEAARMAPSWSNLQCWRFVVVQDSATRAALSDLSFVESFFAAYGFSKNPAQKAIAAAPVVIVACADPAKSGTMADQHYYLADLGIATQNLMLAAHAVGLGTVFVGVFDEEKVRDLLGIPAGIRIVGLFPLGYPLEEKKTGPPRKPLDEIVFHERWG; translated from the coding sequence ATGGAGGTCCTTGAAGCCATCAACACCCGCAGAAGCGTCCGCAAGTTCCGGGAGCAGCCGGTTGAGCCGGAAAAACTCCGGACGGTTCTGGAGGCTGCGCGCATGGCGCCTTCCTGGTCGAACCTGCAGTGCTGGCGGTTCGTGGTCGTGCAGGACTCTGCCACCCGGGCTGCCCTCAGTGACCTGTCGTTTGTCGAATCGTTTTTTGCCGCCTACGGATTCAGCAAGAATCCGGCGCAGAAGGCCATTGCGGCAGCACCGGTGGTCATCGTCGCCTGCGCCGATCCGGCAAAATCAGGGACGATGGCGGATCAGCACTACTATCTCGCCGACCTCGGCATCGCCACCCAGAACCTCATGCTCGCCGCCCATGCCGTCGGCCTGGGAACCGTTTTCGTCGGCGTCTTCGACGAGGAGAAGGTGCGCGACCTGCTCGGCATTCCAGCCGGCATCCGGATCGTCGGGCTCTTTCCTCTTGGCTACCCGCTGGAAGAAAAGAAGACCGGCCCGCCGCGCAAACCGCTCGACGAAATCGTTTTTCACGAGAGATGGGGATAG